The genomic region GCCATCAAAAGTCTTTAAGGAATCTGCTAAGGCTTTACGCATAGCATTCATCATAGTTTCGTAGTCACGATGCGCACCACCTGTTGGCTCCATCACAATCTTATCAATCAGACCTAATGTTTTTAGGCGTTGTGCGGTTAAACCCAATTGCTCAGCAGCCTCTGGTGCTTTTTCAGCTGTCTTCCATAGGATAGATGCGCACCCCTCTGGTGAGATTACCGAGTAAGTTGAATTCTGTAACATCAGCACCACATCACCCATTGCAATTGCTAAGGCACCGCCTGAACCACCCTCACCAATAATCGTAGCAATAATAGGCACCTCTAGCTCTGCTTGAACATACAAATTGCGCCCAATCGCTTCAGATTGATTGCGCTCTTCTGCATCAATACCCGGAAATGCCCCGGGGGTATCTACAAAGGTGAAGACTGGTAATTTAAATTTCTCCGCAAGACGCATCAAACGCATAGCTTTTCGATAGCCCTCTGGACGACTCATGCCAAAGTTTCGTAAAGCACGCTCTTTCGTATCTCGGCCCTTTTGATGGCCAATAACCATGCAAGGTTGATTCTCAAAACGGGCTAGGCCCGCAATCATGGATTGATCATCAGCAAAACTGCGGTCGCCATGCAATTCATGAAAATCCGTAAATAAGGCGTT from Polynucleobacter antarcticus harbors:
- a CDS encoding acetyl-CoA carboxylase carboxyltransferase subunit alpha — encoded protein: MKTTFLDFEQSIAELESKIEELQFVQDESSVDISDEIKTLSEKSQQLTKDVYANLTPWQVSQVARHPQRPYTLDYVNALFTDFHELHGDRSFADDQSMIAGLARFENQPCMVIGHQKGRDTKERALRNFGMSRPEGYRKAMRLMRLAEKFKLPVFTFVDTPGAFPGIDAEERNQSEAIGRNLYVQAELEVPIIATIIGEGGSGGALAIAMGDVVLMLQNSTYSVISPEGCASILWKTAEKAPEAAEQLGLTAQRLKTLGLIDKIVMEPTGGAHRDYETMMNAMRKALADSLKTFDGMKVDALLERRHARLMSYGKFKEIEAKS